From Crateriforma spongiae, a single genomic window includes:
- a CDS encoding MFS transporter, whose product MSFKSIAGSPLWRLWSVVIAGEAIFVLPFVLPRLFRPVMLAQWGISNTELGLAFSAYGIVAAVAYFAGGPLADRFGPRVMMMLALLSTAACGLALWGQPSATRLLWTYAAFGITTILLFWAPMIRATHDLARTQTQGRAFGILDAGRGLFAALLASLLSFVFASLVADGGEADAFEAILLLAILSVAASGALVWLGLNQPNTERCETTNLGQNAATPGHSINVQAIGRVLRRRSVWLQGWIVLCAYCGYKSIDNYGIYVVDAYDASSSRAAWVTTLAFWARPIAALSAGLVADRAGRMGWLAVLFAVVAMGNGWLAIDHRPTNGPVAVTLSATPVLLTLLGCTAAAIYGLRGVYFAVFDDLRIPPTLVGTAAGLVSLVGFLPDIFFGPVTGWVIDQYPGITGHRMVFAGIAVMSVMGVAASLWQRRDVRQATNSLDQTSA is encoded by the coding sequence TTGTCTTTCAAATCAATCGCCGGTTCGCCCCTGTGGCGTCTGTGGTCCGTGGTGATCGCCGGCGAAGCCATCTTTGTGCTGCCGTTCGTGCTGCCTCGTTTGTTTCGGCCGGTGATGCTGGCGCAGTGGGGCATTTCCAATACCGAATTGGGCTTGGCGTTTTCCGCTTACGGGATCGTGGCCGCGGTGGCCTATTTTGCCGGCGGTCCGCTGGCCGATCGATTTGGCCCTCGCGTCATGATGATGTTGGCACTGCTTTCAACCGCTGCTTGCGGATTGGCGTTGTGGGGACAGCCCAGCGCCACGCGTTTGCTTTGGACGTATGCCGCATTTGGCATCACCACCATTTTGCTGTTCTGGGCTCCAATGATTCGGGCCACCCATGACCTGGCACGAACACAAACCCAGGGCAGGGCGTTCGGAATCCTGGACGCCGGACGGGGCCTCTTTGCAGCACTGCTTGCCAGTCTGCTCAGTTTCGTCTTCGCTAGCCTGGTCGCCGACGGTGGCGAAGCCGACGCGTTTGAAGCAATCCTGCTGTTGGCAATCCTGTCGGTCGCCGCCTCCGGTGCATTGGTTTGGCTCGGACTGAACCAGCCGAACACTGAACGCTGCGAAACGACGAACCTTGGACAGAACGCAGCCACCCCCGGCCACAGCATCAACGTCCAGGCAATCGGTCGGGTTCTGCGTCGGCGATCCGTCTGGCTGCAAGGCTGGATCGTGCTGTGCGCCTACTGTGGCTACAAGAGCATTGATAACTATGGCATCTACGTGGTCGACGCCTACGACGCATCCTCGTCGCGCGCCGCATGGGTCACAACGCTGGCATTTTGGGCCCGACCGATCGCCGCGTTGTCGGCCGGGCTGGTGGCGGATCGCGCCGGACGCATGGGATGGCTTGCGGTGCTGTTCGCCGTTGTCGCGATGGGCAATGGTTGGCTGGCCATCGATCATCGACCGACAAACGGACCGGTCGCGGTCACCCTTTCGGCCACCCCAGTCTTGTTGACCTTGCTGGGCTGCACCGCGGCCGCGATCTATGGACTGCGCGGCGTCTACTTTGCCGTCTTTGATGATTTAAGAATTCCACCGACCTTGGTCGGCACCGCGGCGGGCCTGGTGTCGCTGGTCGGATTCCTGCCGGACATCTTTTTCGGCCCCGTGACCGGATGGGTCATCGACCAATATCCGGGGATCACAGGTCACCGAATGGTGTTTGCCGGAATTGCGGTCATGTCGGTGATGGGCGTCGCCGCATCGCTATGGCAACGCCGTGACGTGCGACAGGCCACAAATTCACTGGACCAAACATCCGCTTAG
- the lpdA gene encoding dihydrolipoyl dehydrogenase, whose protein sequence is MHAPVVVLGGGPGGYAAAFLAADEGLDVTIVEAEPRLGGTCLLRGCIPSKALLHVAKVIKEVDELREDWGVVYDEKPKIDIDVVRGRKDKVIDTLTSGLGGLAKRRNVTVIRARGSFIDSNTMKLEGDDESIPEGGQLTFDHCILATGSVPAMPGAFNIGSDRVMDSTGALELKDVPETLLIVGGGYIGLEMATVYAHLGSKVTVVELAERLLAGADQDLVKPLVKQIDTMCEGRVLLHTKVGSMAEVDDKIEVTFEGPKHFGNERFDRVLVSIGRRPVTQGLGLENTKVEVNERGFVVCDRSQRTADPSILAIGDVAGDPMLAHKATHEGRVAAEVLAGKNVAFDKFAIPAVVFTDPEIAWAGITVEEAKAQGRKVDVEVYPWAASGRAQALGTTDGLTKWIIDPETHRVIGCGIVGTGAGELIAEAVLAIEMGCEVHDITDAIHPHPTLSETLMNAGEIHFGTATEIYKPKRRPSSASAG, encoded by the coding sequence ATGCACGCTCCTGTTGTCGTTCTCGGTGGTGGCCCCGGCGGATACGCGGCCGCGTTTTTGGCAGCCGACGAAGGTTTGGACGTCACCATCGTCGAAGCCGAACCACGCCTGGGTGGCACCTGCCTGCTGCGTGGCTGTATCCCCAGCAAAGCTCTGCTGCACGTCGCGAAAGTCATCAAAGAAGTCGACGAACTGCGCGAAGACTGGGGGGTCGTCTATGACGAAAAACCGAAGATCGACATCGACGTCGTGCGTGGACGCAAAGACAAAGTGATCGACACGCTGACGTCCGGCTTGGGTGGCTTGGCCAAGCGTCGTAACGTGACGGTTATCCGCGCTCGTGGATCGTTCATCGATTCCAACACGATGAAGCTGGAAGGGGACGACGAATCGATCCCCGAAGGCGGCCAACTGACCTTTGACCACTGCATCCTGGCCACCGGCAGTGTGCCGGCCATGCCCGGCGCGTTCAACATCGGCAGCGACCGCGTGATGGACAGCACCGGCGCGTTGGAACTGAAAGACGTTCCGGAAACCCTGCTGATCGTCGGCGGTGGCTACATCGGTCTGGAAATGGCCACCGTTTACGCTCACTTGGGCAGCAAAGTCACCGTCGTCGAATTGGCCGAACGACTGTTGGCCGGTGCCGACCAAGACCTGGTGAAACCGCTGGTCAAACAGATCGACACGATGTGTGAAGGCCGCGTGCTGCTGCACACCAAAGTCGGATCGATGGCCGAAGTCGATGACAAAATCGAAGTGACGTTCGAAGGGCCAAAGCATTTCGGCAATGAACGCTTTGACCGCGTCTTGGTCAGTATCGGTCGTCGACCGGTCACCCAAGGCCTGGGGCTGGAAAACACCAAGGTTGAAGTCAATGAACGCGGCTTTGTCGTTTGCGATCGTTCACAACGAACGGCCGACCCGTCGATCCTGGCCATCGGCGATGTCGCCGGGGATCCGATGCTGGCTCACAAGGCGACCCACGAAGGCCGTGTCGCCGCGGAAGTTTTGGCCGGCAAGAACGTCGCGTTTGACAAGTTCGCGATCCCCGCGGTGGTCTTCACCGACCCGGAAATTGCATGGGCGGGAATCACCGTCGAAGAAGCCAAGGCGCAGGGCCGAAAGGTGGATGTGGAAGTCTATCCCTGGGCGGCCAGCGGTCGTGCCCAGGCCCTGGGGACCACCGACGGTTTGACCAAGTGGATCATCGACCCGGAAACGCACCGCGTGATCGGTTGCGGCATCGTCGGCACTGGTGCCGGCGAACTGATCGCCGAAGCCGTGCTGGCAATCGAAATGGGTTGCGAAGTCCACGACATCACCGATGCGATTCACCCCCACCCGACGCTGTCGGAAACGTTGATGAACGCGGGTGAGATCCACTTCGGAACCGCGACGGAAATCTATAAGCCGAAACGGCGTCCTTCGTCCGCATCGGCTGGCTGA
- the rpsD gene encoding 30S ribosomal protein S4, with protein MARYTGPKARVNRRLGTLIYETAGAARALDRRDSPPGMHVRGRRPSNYGAALMEKQKIKHYYGLGERQLRRYFENVSRKVGNTGELLLLMCERRLDNVVRRVGFTKTRPQARQGITHGHFRVNGVKVTKPGYMLRPGDIVEVRNRENLKNLYRGVIANASPDALDWVTFDSENLTATILGLPGASDISLPVDANSVVEFLSR; from the coding sequence ATGGCACGCTATACCGGACCCAAAGCCCGCGTGAACCGACGCCTGGGCACCCTGATTTACGAAACCGCCGGCGCCGCACGTGCGTTGGACCGTCGTGATTCGCCCCCGGGAATGCACGTCCGCGGCCGCCGCCCCAGTAACTACGGTGCGGCATTGATGGAAAAGCAAAAGATCAAGCACTATTACGGCTTGGGCGAACGTCAGCTGCGACGCTATTTCGAAAATGTCAGCCGCAAGGTCGGCAACACGGGCGAACTGTTGTTGTTGATGTGCGAACGTCGGTTGGACAACGTGGTTCGACGCGTCGGATTCACCAAGACTCGTCCGCAAGCACGCCAAGGCATCACCCACGGCCATTTCCGTGTCAACGGTGTCAAAGTCACCAAGCCCGGATACATGCTTCGCCCCGGTGACATCGTCGAAGTCCGCAACCGTGAAAACTTGAAGAACCTGTATCGTGGCGTCATCGCCAATGCGTCCCCCGACGCGTTGGACTGGGTGACCTTCGATAGCGAAAACCTGACCGCGACCATTTTGGGTCTGCCCGGCGCCAGCGACATCAGCCTGCCGGTGGACGCGAACAGCGTGGTCGAATTCCTGTCTCGCTAG
- a CDS encoding DUF2141 domain-containing protein: MKARIFTSGPVTGGMAQHQDTSDAKISVETADSSSTTSPWNGGWDSGATGFAAEPAASLWQENNGNFLVMFAVGIFVLGSGVLACRQLRFVPPRFPDGRAIQPPEDSLIPIPETGAESVDDLGTTGDEADADYDGLVGAIQPVIQTSLQKPVSAAVSKAKSTNVSSGAPSYRIIARGAAADRGNMMLAVYDSPDGFNDPASAIHRDSVGVRDGGATFQLPAAKLPRRFAVAVYHDENADSRLNRNLWGIPTERYGFSNDARSLTGPPSFDQAVVQKSDHSDRLVIAVR; encoded by the coding sequence ATGAAGGCACGAATTTTCACCTCAGGACCGGTTACAGGTGGCATGGCACAGCATCAAGACACGAGCGATGCGAAAATATCAGTCGAGACGGCTGATTCGTCCTCCACGACCAGCCCTTGGAATGGCGGCTGGGACAGTGGGGCCACGGGATTTGCGGCGGAGCCGGCGGCTTCGCTGTGGCAGGAAAATAACGGCAATTTCCTGGTGATGTTCGCTGTCGGTATCTTCGTTCTCGGATCCGGAGTGCTGGCTTGTCGCCAACTGCGTTTTGTCCCGCCCCGTTTTCCCGACGGACGAGCGATCCAGCCACCGGAAGATTCACTGATCCCGATTCCTGAGACCGGCGCCGAATCGGTCGATGACTTGGGCACCACCGGCGACGAAGCCGATGCGGACTACGATGGGCTTGTCGGGGCGATCCAGCCGGTGATCCAAACGTCGCTCCAGAAACCAGTGTCCGCCGCAGTGTCCAAGGCGAAGTCGACCAACGTGTCATCGGGGGCTCCGTCCTACCGGATCATTGCTCGCGGAGCGGCGGCGGATCGCGGCAACATGATGCTGGCCGTCTACGATTCTCCCGATGGTTTCAATGATCCGGCATCCGCGATCCATCGTGACAGCGTGGGGGTCCGAGATGGCGGCGCGACGTTTCAGTTGCCGGCGGCCAAGCTTCCCCGCCGTTTCGCGGTGGCCGTTTACCATGACGAAAACGCCGACAGCCGTTTGAATCGAAATCTGTGGGGCATTCCGACCGAACGCTATGGGTTTTCCAATGACGCCCGTTCGCTGACCGGGCCTCCATCGTTTGACCAAGCGGTCGTGCAGAAGTCGGATCATTCCGACCGGTTGGTGATAGCGGTTCGCTGA
- the proB gene encoding glutamate 5-kinase translates to MDKPSQESSSNADTPDFAVREIPGTEQLLRQAVVENAEAVVVKVGTRVLTRPDGTLDIQRVQRLSSQLCRIADSGRHTIMVSSGAVGAGVAKLKLPGRPKSLGPLQAVAAIGQTDLIRAYEQSFANHGRHAAQVLLTRNDLRRRSGYLHVRNALLGIHDLGAIAIVNENDSVAVAELRTTFGDNDRLAAHVAGLLESALLIILSDIEGLYDGHPDEPDSNPIGLIRRLDDDVLGLASDNTNTVSKGGMRSKLKAAQIAVSHGHPTIIGPGRQDDVLDQIMAGNPVGTLFMPKEKTIRGRRRWIGVAASVIGEISIDAGAARALSERGSSLLAIGITAVKGNFPRGSVVRVVGPDGRTVGRGLSNYRSSEITKIKGHNSDQIGDLLGHRPYECVIHRDNLVVDVVED, encoded by the coding sequence ATGGACAAGCCTAGCCAAGAATCGTCGTCGAACGCTGATACGCCCGATTTCGCCGTCCGCGAAATCCCGGGGACCGAACAACTTTTGCGACAGGCGGTCGTTGAAAACGCCGAGGCGGTCGTCGTCAAAGTCGGCACCCGCGTGCTGACCCGACCCGACGGCACGTTGGACATCCAGCGTGTCCAGCGGCTTTCGTCCCAACTGTGCCGCATCGCCGATTCGGGGCGGCACACGATCATGGTCAGCAGTGGGGCCGTCGGTGCCGGTGTCGCCAAGCTAAAACTTCCCGGCCGACCCAAATCTTTGGGGCCATTGCAGGCCGTCGCCGCGATCGGCCAGACCGATTTGATCCGCGCTTACGAACAGTCATTCGCCAACCACGGACGCCACGCGGCACAGGTTCTGTTGACCCGGAACGATCTGCGTCGCCGCAGCGGTTACCTGCATGTACGCAATGCGCTGCTTGGCATTCACGATCTTGGGGCGATCGCGATTGTCAATGAAAACGATTCGGTCGCCGTTGCCGAACTGCGAACGACCTTTGGCGACAACGATCGCTTGGCCGCCCACGTCGCGGGCCTGTTGGAATCCGCACTGCTGATCATCCTGTCGGACATCGAAGGGCTGTATGACGGACACCCCGATGAACCCGACAGCAACCCGATCGGCCTGATTCGTCGCCTGGATGACGATGTATTGGGCTTGGCATCGGACAACACCAACACCGTCAGCAAAGGCGGCATGCGTTCCAAACTGAAAGCCGCGCAGATCGCCGTTTCCCACGGCCACCCGACCATCATCGGCCCCGGTCGGCAAGACGACGTGTTGGATCAGATCATGGCGGGTAATCCGGTGGGCACACTGTTCATGCCCAAGGAGAAAACGATTCGAGGCCGGCGTCGCTGGATCGGTGTCGCGGCCAGCGTGATCGGTGAAATCAGCATCGATGCAGGAGCCGCCCGCGCATTGTCCGAACGCGGCAGCAGCCTGTTGGCGATCGGCATCACCGCGGTCAAAGGCAATTTCCCACGCGGCAGCGTTGTGCGAGTCGTGGGCCCCGACGGTCGAACGGTCGGACGTGGGCTGAGCAATTACCGCAGCAGCGAGATCACCAAGATCAAGGGTCACAACAGCGACCAGATCGGCGATCTGTTGGGCCACCGCCCCTACGAATGCGTGATCCATCGCGACAACTTGGTCGTCGATGTTGTCGAAGATTGA
- a CDS encoding amidophosphoribosyltransferase, translating into MAELNHECGVAAIYHLSGRGRSPMCTEHGPRQISRVLPRMLLDIQNRGQLAAGMATYDPDRPSLLQIRKDVGTVTEVFRLNHREKTEALMKQLAGRAAIGHTRYATCGQDDREYAQPFERVHIHKRKWFSFCFNGQLSNYGLLKERLLANGDHHLRLDTDTEIIMHEFGRILSRSTGPVDWVSVLREACGGFDGAYSLAILTAEGEMIVARDPLGIKPMCYVHEGPLVAAASESVALLNLGFENDQIKSLPPGHAILVDPEQGVRIESFMPSEKTAHCFFEWIYFANVASTLDDRSVYLSRTSLGKELAMAEREFNKVDLNPEDTIIVPVPDTSKAAADSMAFELSIPSREGLIRNRYAGRTFIEGGNRKAKAATKYTPLREVLQDKRVILVEDSIVRSTTMNVLLDRIRDVGGAREIHVRVACPPIIAPCFYGIDMSTVDQLIAPKYFEAGEDLSDDAQQRLADDLGADTLRYLPVEAISRAIGMRSDQLCRACVTGQYPTPCGQHLYQIALDNRGASVDQQRTYEQLAAAIEAG; encoded by the coding sequence ATGGCCGAACTGAATCACGAGTGCGGTGTCGCGGCGATCTACCATCTGTCCGGCCGTGGTCGCAGCCCGATGTGCACCGAGCACGGCCCGCGACAAATTTCCCGCGTGCTGCCCCGAATGTTGTTGGACATTCAAAACCGTGGGCAACTGGCCGCCGGAATGGCCACCTATGATCCGGACCGACCTTCCCTGTTGCAGATCCGCAAAGACGTGGGGACGGTGACCGAGGTGTTCCGGCTGAACCATCGGGAAAAGACCGAAGCGTTGATGAAGCAGCTGGCCGGTCGGGCCGCGATCGGTCACACGCGGTACGCGACGTGTGGGCAAGATGATCGCGAATACGCCCAGCCGTTCGAACGCGTCCACATCCACAAGCGAAAGTGGTTTTCGTTCTGTTTCAACGGCCAACTGTCCAACTATGGCCTGTTGAAGGAACGTTTGCTGGCCAACGGCGATCACCATCTGAGGTTGGACACCGACACCGAAATCATCATGCATGAATTCGGCCGGATCCTGTCTCGCAGCACCGGTCCGGTTGATTGGGTCAGTGTTTTGCGCGAGGCCTGTGGTGGGTTCGACGGTGCGTACAGTCTGGCGATCCTGACCGCCGAAGGCGAAATGATCGTCGCCCGCGATCCGCTGGGCATCAAGCCGATGTGTTATGTGCACGAAGGTCCGTTGGTGGCCGCGGCCAGCGAAAGCGTCGCTTTGTTAAACCTGGGATTCGAAAACGATCAGATCAAATCCCTGCCGCCCGGACACGCCATCCTGGTCGATCCGGAACAGGGCGTGCGAATCGAATCGTTCATGCCGTCAGAAAAGACCGCGCACTGTTTCTTTGAATGGATTTATTTCGCCAACGTTGCCAGCACCCTGGATGACCGCAGTGTCTATCTAAGCCGGACCAGCTTGGGCAAAGAACTGGCGATGGCCGAGCGAGAATTCAATAAAGTCGATCTGAATCCCGAAGACACGATCATTGTTCCGGTTCCCGACACCAGTAAAGCCGCCGCCGATTCGATGGCTTTCGAGTTGTCGATCCCGTCTCGCGAAGGTCTGATCCGAAACCGTTATGCCGGTCGCACTTTTATCGAGGGCGGTAATCGCAAGGCCAAGGCGGCCACCAAATACACTCCGCTGCGTGAAGTCCTGCAGGACAAACGTGTGATCCTTGTGGAAGATTCGATCGTCCGCAGCACGACCATGAACGTCCTGTTGGATCGTATCCGTGATGTCGGTGGGGCTCGTGAAATTCACGTCCGTGTCGCCTGTCCGCCGATCATCGCACCGTGCTTTTACGGCATCGATATGTCGACGGTCGATCAGCTGATTGCGCCGAAATATTTCGAAGCCGGTGAAGATCTCAGCGATGACGCGCAGCAGCGTTTGGCCGACGATCTGGGGGCGGACACGTTGCGATACCTGCCCGTCGAAGCGATCAGTCGTGCGATCGGCATGCGAAGCGATCAGTTGTGCCGCGCCTGTGTCACCGGCCAGTATCCGACACCGTGTGGCCAGCATCTGTATCAGATCGCTCTGGACAACCGCGGGGCTTCGGTCGATCAGCAACGGACGTACGAGCAGTTGGCTGCGGCAATCGAAGCGGGGTGA
- the rplL gene encoding 50S ribosomal protein L7/L12, with translation MSEEATAVAEYSAETKEMGDKIAEMTLKQAKELSDYLKDVHGIEPAAGGGAVVMAGGGAGADGGGAAEAEKTEFDVVLTSFGDKKLNVVKVVKNITGASLMEAKKMVEGVPATLKEGVSKEDAEKVKTEVEEAGGSVELK, from the coding sequence ATGTCTGAAGAAGCAACCGCGGTCGCCGAATACAGCGCCGAAACCAAAGAAATGGGCGACAAGATCGCCGAAATGACCCTGAAGCAAGCCAAAGAGCTGAGCGATTACCTGAAGGACGTTCACGGTATCGAGCCGGCCGCCGGTGGCGGAGCGGTCGTCATGGCCGGTGGCGGAGCCGGTGCTGATGGCGGCGGCGCAGCCGAAGCCGAGAAGACCGAGTTCGACGTCGTCCTGACCAGCTTCGGCGATAAGAAGCTGAACGTCGTCAAGGTCGTCAAGAACATCACCGGCGCTTCGCTGATGGAAGCCAAGAAGATGGTCGAAGGCGTTCCCGCCACCTTGAAGGAAGGCGTTTCCAAGGAAGATGCCGAGAAGGTCAAGACCGAAGTCGAAGAAGCTGGCGGTAGCGTCGAGCTGAAGTAA
- the rplJ gene encoding 50S ribosomal protein L10, translating to MSKYVKDLVTRDIKNRLEGVADAVVVSYVGMDVNKTNELRSELAAKEINLMVVKNSLARRATEGSSLAPAFEGAGGQIAVCWGASDFVSLVKEVVRLDKDEDKFAEFSADGGVMDGERLDADGLKAVSKWPSREEQISMLVGQILGPGATLNGALLGPGKTLNSQIKQKGEGDE from the coding sequence ATGAGCAAATACGTCAAAGATCTCGTCACTCGAGATATCAAGAACCGCTTGGAAGGCGTCGCCGATGCCGTCGTAGTCAGCTACGTCGGGATGGACGTCAACAAGACGAATGAACTTCGCAGCGAATTGGCCGCGAAGGAAATCAACCTGATGGTCGTCAAGAACTCGCTGGCACGACGTGCGACCGAAGGATCTTCGTTGGCTCCGGCCTTCGAGGGTGCCGGCGGTCAAATCGCTGTGTGCTGGGGAGCCTCCGACTTCGTCTCGTTGGTCAAGGAAGTTGTCCGGCTGGACAAGGACGAAGACAAGTTTGCCGAGTTCAGCGCCGATGGCGGCGTGATGGACGGCGAACGTCTGGATGCCGATGGTTTGAAAGCCGTCAGTAAGTGGCCCAGCCGCGAAGAACAAATCTCCATGCTGGTCGGTCAAATCCTGGGACCAGGTGCAACCCTCAATGGTGCACTGCTTGGCCCCGGAAAGACGCTGAACAGCCAAATCAAGCAAAAGGGCGAGGGCGACGAGTAG
- the rplA gene encoding 50S ribosomal protein L1: protein MGKKSKRYRAALEKQPSSPLPLGEAVEVLKKYDSTKFDQTVEIHMRLGIDPNQADQIIRGSLVLPHGIGKTQRVVVFAKGDAAKAAEEAGADEVGQDDLAKKIKDGWTDFDVCIAAPDMMGLVGPLGRVLGPRGLMPSPRAGTVTPDVGKVVSEYKAGKVEFRNDKGGNVHAMVGKLSFEAPKIADNVSAFIDFVTGMKPQSVKGTYVKGIAICGTMSPSVKVAL from the coding sequence ATGGGTAAAAAATCCAAGCGTTATCGCGCTGCGCTCGAAAAGCAGCCGTCCAGCCCGTTGCCGCTGGGCGAAGCGGTCGAAGTGCTGAAGAAGTACGATTCGACCAAGTTCGACCAAACGGTCGAAATTCACATGCGTCTGGGCATCGATCCCAACCAAGCCGACCAGATCATCCGTGGCAGCCTGGTGTTGCCGCACGGGATCGGCAAGACGCAGCGTGTTGTCGTGTTCGCCAAGGGCGACGCGGCCAAAGCGGCCGAAGAAGCCGGTGCCGATGAAGTCGGCCAGGACGATTTGGCGAAAAAAATCAAAGACGGCTGGACCGACTTCGACGTCTGCATCGCCGCCCCCGACATGATGGGCCTGGTCGGCCCGCTCGGTCGTGTCTTGGGTCCGCGTGGCTTGATGCCCAGCCCCCGTGCCGGCACGGTCACCCCGGACGTCGGCAAAGTCGTCTCGGAATACAAAGCCGGTAAGGTCGAATTCCGAAACGATAAAGGCGGCAACGTCCACGCGATGGTGGGCAAGCTGAGCTTCGAAGCTCCGAAGATCGCCGACAACGTTTCGGCGTTTATTGATTTTGTCACCGGTATGAAGCCACAGTCCGTCAAAGGCACCTACGTCAAGGGCATTGCGATCTGCGGCACGATGAGTCCCAGCGTGAAAGTCGCCTTGTAA
- a CDS encoding 4a-hydroxytetrahydrobiopterin dehydratase yields MPDDDRPQPNLESVLQKHCRPCEGGVPTLTGDKLDALMPTISRWSVSDDGRWIGRKFNFRNFVEAVGLLNEIAALAEREQHHPDLHLTGYRHLTVDLTTHAIGGLSENDVILAAKIDQLADSPGQGSSDR; encoded by the coding sequence ATGCCAGATGACGATCGCCCCCAACCGAACTTGGAATCTGTCCTGCAGAAGCACTGTCGGCCGTGCGAAGGCGGTGTGCCCACGCTGACCGGTGACAAATTGGACGCTTTGATGCCGACGATTTCCCGGTGGTCGGTGTCGGACGACGGTCGTTGGATAGGCCGCAAATTCAATTTCCGTAATTTCGTCGAAGCCGTGGGCTTGCTGAACGAAATCGCCGCCCTGGCCGAACGGGAACAACACCACCCGGACTTGCACCTGACCGGCTATCGGCACTTGACGGTCGATCTGACCACCCACGCGATCGGCGGACTGAGTGAAAACGACGTCATCTTGGCAGCGAAAATTGACCAGTTGGCGGATTCGCCCGGCCAGGGTTCAAGCGACCGATGA
- the metK gene encoding methionine adenosyltransferase encodes MGHPDKVSDQISDAIVDDILANDPNPGDARVAVETLVTTGQVVVAGEVRTSHYVDVQKVVRDTIKKIGYIHSDVGFSYDACGVFNAIHEQSADIAQGVDKASDVEGEQGAGDQGLMFGYACNETDVLMPLPIHLSHRIVERLAQLRESGELPWLRPDSKSQVTVEYGADNKPIRVHTVVVSTQHDESILTPDGNSITDEAKQQIIEKAIKPVLPPEYVKGDITYHINPTGKFVIGGPHGDTGLTGRKIIVDTYGGRGRHGGGAFSGKDPSKVDRSAAYMARYVAKNLVAAGLADEVEVQLAYAIGVAEPVSVNVNTFGTGKIDESSLVQLVRDHFSLTPRGLIKELGLTRPVMSATAAHGHFGREPGPNGEFSWEKTDKADALAEAAKSMGAAVASA; translated from the coding sequence ATGGGCCACCCTGACAAGGTGTCTGACCAGATTTCCGATGCCATCGTCGACGACATTCTGGCGAACGACCCCAATCCGGGCGACGCCCGCGTTGCGGTGGAAACCCTGGTGACCACCGGCCAAGTCGTCGTTGCCGGTGAAGTCCGCACATCGCATTACGTCGACGTCCAAAAAGTCGTTCGCGACACCATCAAGAAGATCGGCTACATCCACAGTGACGTCGGCTTCAGCTACGACGCCTGCGGGGTCTTCAACGCGATCCACGAACAATCGGCCGACATCGCCCAAGGTGTCGACAAGGCCAGCGACGTCGAAGGCGAACAAGGTGCCGGCGACCAAGGCCTGATGTTCGGTTACGCCTGTAACGAAACCGACGTGCTGATGCCGCTGCCGATCCACCTGAGCCACCGGATCGTCGAACGCCTGGCACAATTGCGTGAATCGGGCGAATTGCCCTGGTTGCGACCGGACAGCAAAAGCCAAGTCACCGTGGAATACGGCGCCGACAACAAGCCGATCCGCGTGCACACCGTCGTCGTCAGCACCCAGCATGACGAATCGATCCTGACGCCCGACGGCAACTCGATCACCGACGAAGCCAAGCAACAGATCATCGAAAAGGCGATCAAGCCGGTTTTGCCGCCCGAATACGTCAAGGGTGACATCACCTATCACATCAACCCGACCGGGAAGTTCGTCATCGGTGGACCGCACGGCGACACCGGTCTGACCGGCCGCAAAATCATCGTCGACACCTACGGCGGCCGCGGCCGTCACGGTGGCGGTGCGTTCAGCGGCAAGGACCCGTCAAAGGTCGACCGCAGTGCCGCCTACATGGCCCGCTACGTCGCCAAGAACTTGGTCGCCGCCGGCTTGGCCGACGAAGTCGAAGTTCAATTGGCCTATGCGATCGGCGTGGCCGAACCGGTCAGCGTGAATGTCAACACGTTCGGCACCGGCAAGATCGACGAATCGTCGCTGGTCCAACTGGTCCGCGACCACTTCAGCCTGACGCCGCGCGGTCTGATCAAAGAATTGGGCCTGACGCGACCGGTCATGAGCGCCACCGCGGCGCACGGTCACTTCGGTCGCGAACCCGGCCCCAACGGCGAATTCAGCTGGGAAAAGACGGACAAAGCCGACGCCTTGGCCGAAGCCGCCAAGTCGATGGGCGCCGCCGTCGCATCCGCCTGA